A single genomic interval of Clostridium facile harbors:
- a CDS encoding O-acetyl-ADP-ribose deacetylase, whose protein sequence is MGLTCMLGDITNVKADAIVNAANTSLLGGGGVDGAIHRAAGPELLEECRALHGCRTGEAKITKGYRLLAHYVIHTPGPIWHGGNQNEADLLKNSYYNSLQLAEQYQCKTVAFPSISTGVYRYPLGLAAPIAVNTITEFLKTSHYVQDVIMVCFDSVTKQAYEDAMMV, encoded by the coding sequence ATGGGTTTAACCTGTATGTTAGGGGATATTACAAACGTAAAAGCTGACGCTATTGTAAACGCAGCCAATACCAGCCTGTTAGGTGGAGGTGGCGTAGATGGGGCAATTCATCGTGCTGCTGGTCCAGAATTATTGGAGGAATGCCGTGCTTTACATGGATGCCGAACAGGAGAGGCGAAAATTACAAAAGGGTATCGTTTGCTAGCTCATTATGTAATTCATACGCCAGGGCCCATTTGGCATGGGGGAAATCAAAATGAAGCTGATTTATTAAAAAACAGTTATTATAATTCTTTGCAGTTAGCGGAACAATATCAATGTAAGACGGTGGCATTCCCTTCTATTAGCACAGGAGTGTATCGATATCCATTGGGGTTGGCAGCGCCAATTGCCGTAAACACTATTACAGAGTTTTTAAAAACTTCCCATTATGTACAAGATGTTATTATGGTATGTTTTGACTCTGTTACAAAACAGGCATATGAGGATGCGATGATGGTATAG